A single Oryctolagus cuniculus chromosome 18, mOryCun1.1, whole genome shotgun sequence DNA region contains:
- the MAMSTR gene encoding MEF2-activating motif and SAP domain-containing transcriptional regulator yields MTLAASSQRSQIIRSKFRSVLQLRIRRRNQDPTSGPALPSAPDPLLFSPGVLLPEPEFCPWRSPKKASPGVSEGCSEPQPRGSLTCDQHMPPEPRQGARADPQAQRPALRPPGPPLWEGTSSQPPHPRMKPAPLPPSPPGVPNPSPPPHKLELQTLKLEELTVSELRQQLRLRGLPVSGTKSMLLERMRGGAPPRERQRRRREDNPAGAPWPRLRPKALGTARRQGPVKPDPASHRSPLARAADALVAAPAPAAAPALTPSSAPASAALTLEEELQEAIRRAQLLPNPGVEDILEDRVQPDDPLPPIPLEFPGSFDVLSPSSDSEGLSSVFSSSLPSPANSPSPSPRGLTDSLDWLEALSGGPPLGSGPPAPSIFAADVSDSSGSRLWDLLEDPW; encoded by the exons CTGGCAGCTTCCTCCCAGCGCTCCCAAATCATTCGCTCCAAGTTCCGATCCG TCCTGCAGCTGCGGATCCGCCGACGGAATCAGGACCCGA CCTCCGGACCCGCCCTGCCCTCGGCCCCCGACCCTCTGCTCTTCAGCCCCGGGGTCCTGCTCCCTGAACCAGAATTTTGTCCTTGGAGGTCCCCCAAGAAG GCATCTCCCGGCGTCTCCGAAGGCTGCTCTGAGCCCCAGCCTAGGGGCAGCTTGACCTGCGACCAGCACATGCCCCCAGAGCCCAGACAAGGGGCCAGGGCGGACCCCCAGGCCCAGAGGCCGGCCCTGCGTCCCCCTGGACCACCTCTGTGGGAAGGCACAAGCTCACAGCCGCCACATCCTAG GATGAAGCCGGCTCCCCTCCCCCCGTCCCCACCGGGGGTCCCCAACCCCTCGCCCCCTCCACACAAGCTGGAACTTCAGACCCTCAAACTGGAGGAGCTGACG GTCTCAGAGCTCCGGCAGCAGCTGCGCCTGCGGGGCCTCCCGGTGTCCGGGACCAAGTCGATGCTCCTGGAGCGCATGCGCGGTGGCGCCCCGCCCCGCGAGCGGCAAAGACGCCGGCGCGAGGACAACCCCGCGGGTGCCCCCTGGCCACGCCTGAGACCCAAGGCGCTGGGAACCGCTCGGCGGCAGGGCCCG GTGAAGCCAGACCCGGCGTCTCACAGGTCGCCTCTCGCGCGTGCAGCGGACGCCCTGGtggcggccccggccccggctgcGGCTCCGGCCCTGACCCCTTCCTCAGCCCCGGCCTCGGCGGCGCTGACTctggaggaggagctgcaggaAGCCATCCGGAGGGCCCAG TTGCTTCCGAACCCGGGCGTCGAGGACATCCTGGAGGATCGGGTGCAGCCTGACG ACCCGTTGCCCCCCATCCCCCTGGAGTTCCCCGGCTCTTTCGACGTGCTGTCCCCCTCCTCCGACTCCGAAGGCCTCTCCTCCGTCTTCTCGTCCTCGCTCCCGTCCCCCGCCAACTCCCCGTCCCCCTCGCCCAGGGGCCTCACGGACTCCTTGGACTGGCTGGAGGCCCTGAGTGGGGGTCCTCCGCTGGGCTccgggcccccagcccccagcatctTCGCTGCTGACGTGTCCGACTCCAGTGGCAGCCGGCTGTGGGACCTGCTGGAAGATCCGTGGTGA